GTTTCGCAAAAAAACATTCTTTTCGAATCGGATCATAAATCACCCCACATTGAATAACATCATCGAGCCGGCAGGCCACAGAAACACAAAAATGTGGAATCCCATACACCAGGTTTACGGTTCCATCAATTGGGTCTAGAATCCATTCATATCCCTTACCTCCAGAACCCTCTCCGCCCTCTTCTCCCAAAATATGATGCTCAGGAAATTCATTTCCAATTGCGGTCTCAAGCAGTTTTTGAACATCAACGTCTAATTGAATCTTAAGATCATGGTGATGTGCCTCATTAATTTCTAACTCTTCCTCGTAAGAGTGATGAGCTTCTGCAATTTTCTCACCCGCTTGTAGGACAATTTCCTTAGCAAAAGCCAACAACTTATCCAAATCTACTACCTCAGTTGTATTCATATCCCCTGACAGTCTTCCACGTCTTAACTCTCAACCTCTTCCTTGACTTCACTTTGCTTATCGCCGATCTTATCGGAAATACCCCCACGCACAGAGTCCGCGATCGTCATATCACCATCAGCAGCAAACAGTGGATCTTCATCCTTCCTGCTCAGCTTAACCGAGACAATCTTGGAAACACCATGTTCTTGCATAGTCACCCCATAAAGAACATCAGCGCTACCGATGGTGCGCTTATTGTGGGTAATGACCACAAATTGTGATTGATGAACAAAACGCTGTAGGATTTTAATAAAGCGCATGATGTTCGACTCATCCAGAGGCGCATCCATCTCATCGAGAATACAAAACGGACTGGGCTTGACCATGTAGATGGCAAAGAGTAGGGCCACTGCCGTCATAGTACGCTCACCTCCAGATAAAAGCGAAATGGTTTGTAACTGCTTACCTGGAGGCTTTGCTACAATTTCAATACCTGATTCCAGAGGATCATCCTCACTTACCAATGCCAGGGACGCTTTACCTCCCCCGAATAATTCCTGAAACATCTCTGCAAAATTCTTTTGAATTTTGGCAAAGGTTTCACTGAATAGCGTCTTGGTCGTTTGGTTTATTTTCTTAATAGCCTCATGTAGTTGTTCGCGCGAAGCCGTAAGATCCTTTTCCTGTTGTTCCAAAAAGTGAAGCCTCTGCTCCAGCTCTTCGTACTCGGTAATTGCCTCCACATTGACTGGACCCATTCGATCAACTCGCTCCTGGAGATCATGAATCTCTTGTTCAATAGCATCCCAATCCTCAGCTCCTTCCTCAGGTAATTCGTTGCTAGGATCCTGATCCTGAGTGATTACTTCTTCTCCCTCTGAGGCCTCTGTCTTTAGAGGCTCTGATAGATTCAAGTCAATGTGATAACTTCGCATAACACGGTCTGACAAGGCATTCATCTGCATTCGCCTTTCAGCTACTTGAACTTCTTCTCGGCTACTCTCACTTTGGAAATTTGAAATCTTATCACGATCAGACTTCACCGTTTGTTCGATCTCATTATGCTGCAACTGTGCAGCACGTAATTTTTCAGTCTCTGCTTGAATTTCCTTTTCATAGGACTCGATTTTCGCAGTGGCATCTTCGATTGATCCCTTGGCGCGGGTG
This genomic window from Verrucomicrobiota bacterium contains:
- a CDS encoding inositol monophosphatase family protein — protein: MNTTEVVDLDKLLAFAKEIVLQAGEKIAEAHHSYEEELEINEAHHHDLKIQLDVDVQKLLETAIGNEFPEHHILGEEGGEGSGGKGYEWILDPIDGTVNLVYGIPHFCVSVACRLDDVIQCGVIYDPIRKECFFAKRGGGAFCNERPITTGQRKDIKECILAVGFSKTRESIEKCLELYQYYGRHARKLRAMGSAALDMAYIACGRLDGYIEQDIKIWDIAAGMVILEEAGGAIDLIPHSTKPHHFAIKASNGCVKLTRS